In the genome of Calditrichota bacterium, the window ACAAGTGGTGGGTTTTGTGAAGTTCGCAATAATGAAATAAAAGTTATTGTTGAATCTGCCGAAAAATCAGATGAAATCGATGTCAGCAGAGCATTAAAATCAAAAGAAAGAGCAGAGGAGAGGTTAAAAACTAAATCAGAAAATATTGATGATATTCGTGCAAAGTTAGCGTTAAGCCGGGCAATTAACCGGATTCATGTCACTGACTACACTTCTTAATTTGCTTCTGATTTTTTTTATATTACTTTCCTCCCAAAACACATCTGACTAACAAAGTTCAATATCCTTTTGAATTTTACAAAGGGTTAAAATAAAATAAGGTGCCTGGTATGAGTTTTAAAACCCTTTCCAAGTGGTTTTCTTACCTTTTAGTTTTTATCCTCTTACAACATTCTACCTATGCCCAATCGGGTTCAATGACCGATGACCAGTTTAGTGAACATCTCAAAACATATATAAATAAGTTGTTAACGCGTTATGGTGAACAGAATATTGAAAAAGAGAGATATCTTGTTCAGCAAATACGGATGATTAATGAGGAAATTAAATCACGCGTTGGAAGTGTCTCGGACAAAAGAGCTCAATATTTTGACAAACTACAAGGAAGCTTATCTGAAATAAAAGCTTTGAAAAACCGTTTACCTGCTTCTGCGACTCAATTATACAGCTTTATTGATGACCTTGAAACAAGGATTGAATCTACAATTGATAAAGGTGTGATGGATTATAAACGTCAACGGGTGTTTGATGATGCTGTTCAATTGTTATATCTGGCTGAAGAATTGATAAAACTTGATCCTGCGATTAACTTGAGCGCAAATCCTCAAATAATTGAAGGCCTAAATAAAGCAAACCAAAAAATGGTTTCTACTTTTGGTGCTGCGACTGGTAAAACGACTTCTTCTTCAGCAGGAGCTTCTTCTATTTTTGATGTATACCATGAATGGCAAAGAACAGAGCGCATTAAATACCATTTACGTGTTACCGATATAGAGCTTATTAAAAAGAGGTTGATAAAAAAATCAACAGTTGGCGATTTAAAGCGCATGTTTGGTCGTGAATTGCAACATTCTGTTCAGGCTTTTAATTTTAGATATTTTGAATTGGCACAACTCTCTTTTGCAGAAATATTAAAGAAATATGGTCAAATCGGTGAACTGGATGATGTTCTATATTACATGGCAGAAAGTAATTACCAGCTTGGCCGTTTTAATATGGCTGAAGAACAGTTTGAAGAATTAATCAGTGATTATCCATCATCATCTTATGCACCCAAAACATATAAAAGACTTATTGAAATAACTAGTCACTTTGAAAGATATAGCGAATCTGTTGAGCATTTCCGGCAAATGCAGAATATTATTTCTTCATCGGATGCTCAATATGAAGAGGCCCTTTTACTTGCAATAAATGCTTCTTTAAATGGAAAGTTTTTTGAAGATGCTGTTTCATTGTCTTATGAAATCAATCCTCAATCTCCACTTTATGACTATGCGCGGTTTATACAATCTAAAGCATTGGCCGGGGCACAAAATTTTGAAGAAGCATATACCGTGCTTTCTTCAATCCTTGAAACTGCAAATCTTGAACCGGATTTCAGGTTTGATATACTTGCCAAGATGGGATATATCCAGTACGAGCTAGGCAACCCGCAAAAGGCAATAACTCATTATGATGAAATTGCCGGTAATTATTCTAATTACGATCGCGTATTAATGGGCTATGGTTGGGCATTTTATAAACTTGAAATTAGTAAAATGATTTCTGATCGTAACTTTAAGAATGCCAAACAGTATTTAGAATTGGTGATTTCCAATTTCCTAAATTCTGAATATAATCTTGAAGCGAGAACATTGCTTGGTTATATAAACCAACTTGAGTTCGACACAAAAGGGGCGATTGACAATTTCCGTTTTGCTTACAATGCAAAGGAAATTAAACAACATTCGGATAATCTGAATGAACAGCAATTAAAACTTGAAGATATTGTAAAGACATCCGGCCGATTAGAAAAACAAGCGCTTGAGTCAAAAAACCTTGAGGCATTTAATAGAGCTGTGACAATGCGTAAAAAAGTTGAGCAACCATTGTTCAAATTGAAATATGCAGATTTAAGTCCGGTAGGAATGGCTGCAACAAATGAGGTTGGAAGATTAAAATCTCAATTGCAGGAATTAGATCGCCTTAAACAAAAAGCTACTGAAAAGAATGATGATGTATTGGTTGAAAGAATAGAATCAATGCAGCTCAAAATTTATCGTGCAATAAATTCTTATCCTTTGGAAAGCAGTACAGTTTTAGGTTTCAACTATTTTGATGAACATCCATTGGCCAGAAAAGAAAGTGTGGTTGAATCAGAAAATAAAAAAATTGCACAAATGAGAGCAGAGTCAAGCACAGAACGCCAGGAAATTGCACGAAAGATTTCTCGTCTTGATGTACAAATTCAAAATGCAAAATCTAGAAGAGATTATAAAAAACTGGCTAACTTGGAAATAAGTAAAGACAGATTTAATGATCTTTTGAAGAAACTGGATTATCTGGATACCTGGGTTTTTTCAATGAAAATGAACCAGACAAATATAAACCTGGGTAGATGGAGCGATTATGGTGCCTTTGGTCTTGCAAATGTTAATTTTGCAATCCGTAGCCAGCAAAAAGAACAAATAGGCCAAATGCGTGAACAAATCCAAAAAATCAATGATTTGCTGATGAAGCGCAAACAAAATGTGGTTCACAAAATTCGCCAGATACAAAATGAAATAACGTTGATGACCAGAAGGGTTAGGCGTCAGGAACGAATCCGTGAGAGGGAAGAATTGAACCGACAATTTGAAGAAAGCTATTTTGATACTCATGAAACGGAAACAAATGAAACTGATGACGTAAACAATACAGATAATACCATCCCGCCAAGTTTTGAAGAAGATGAATCGGATCAATAAAAATTTTATACATGAGAATTTTTGGAATAATAGCATGAAAAGTAAAAAAGCAGTAAAAAATTATTTAGTATTGATCTTAGTAATTTTAGGTTTTCTGTTTATTGGCCAACCGTTACTTGCACAAAATGCAGCTTTGGCAAACAGAGACTCGTTATTTGAGAAGATTTCTATTGACGAGTTAATGGAAATAAAGAAATTCTATGACAGAAAAGCTGAAAAGCTTCACAAGGAAGAAGAGAAATCTTTGGTTGAAGGGAAAAAACTTGGAGAAGGTTTCCTATCTGATAATGCTCTGAAGATTAAAGACCGGGATAAAATTTATATTCGGATTTCAGAATATTACATTGAAGAGGCTGACCGTGAATACGACCAGGCAAATGAAAAGTTTGATGAGTTATTTGATGTTTATGAGGTTGAATACGAAAAATTTACAAATGGTGAGATTCCAACCGAACCAGAACTTCCCGAAGCTCCAGTAAAAGACTATACCAAAGCAATTCAGGTTTATGAAAAACTATTAGATGAATATCCGGCGAGTGACTTTGCGGATGACGCTTTGTACAGCGTTGCCTGGCTAAAAAACAAAATGGATGAAGGTCCTCAAAGCCGAAGATTATTTCAGGAAGTAATAGACAAATATCCTGATAGCCCTTTTGCTCCTGAGTCATATATTCAATTGGCAGAATATTACTTTAAACCCAGAGAAGACAAAAATGATGATGAACAGTCGATTCTGGAATTAAGAAAAGCGATTCAGCTTTATAAAAAAGTTCTGCGATACAAAAACTCACGCCGCTACGATGAAGCACTGTACAAATTAGGCTGGAGTTATTACAAATTGTCATCCCATGATCCTAAGTATTATAATGATGCGATCACATATTTTGTAGCTGTTGCTGACGATATTCATCGCGCTGAAATACTGGATCCCAAGCAAGAAATAAGCAATCCCAATGTGCGAGATGAAGCGATAGAATATATCGGTATAAGTTTTACTGATGAAGCTTATACAGCAACCGGTGTTGATAAAGCCAGAAGAATGATTGAAAAATTAGGTGACAAACCTTATGGCGTTGATATTATGCGCGCTATTGGACAAACATATCAGCAAATTGATGAGCAGGAAAAGGCGATATATGCATTCAGTAACTTGCTTGATATGTACCCTGATTATAAAGAAGCACCATTAATGCAGGATTTTATCGCCAAGGCTGTTTATTCCGGTGGTGATGATATTGCTGCTTATAATGAAAGAGAGAAACTTTACAAGCTATACAATCCTCAGGCAAATTGGTATTCAAATCTGGAAAACTCAGATGACCTTGATAAAGTAACTTATCTGAATGCGGCTTATAAAAACAGTGAAGAAGCCTTCCGGACAAATCTTATTTATGATCTTGGGAAAGCCCAGGAATTGAAAGCAGATGGCCAACCTGTTGAACAACATTGGCTTAAATTTGGACAGGGTTGTAAAGATTACCTGGCTATTTTTCCAAGTGATTCAAACGCATATGATATTCACTGGAATTACGCTTTGATGTTAGATAAAGAGCTTAGCAAATTTGATGAAGCCTTTGAAGAATACTTAACTGTTAGTAATGATTATTTGGAAACACATCATCAGCACGAAGCAGCACTTTATGCCGTTGGTGTAGCTGATACAATTGTTAAAATTAAGTATGGTGGCCAAGATAGTTCTGCCATTAGCCTTGCGGATATAGCTCAGTTAAATCCAGAATCATTAACCCAGGAAGAAACAAATTTAATTCAATCGTATGATAATTATGTGCGCTTATTTCCAAATGGTGAATATACTCCAAATTTCCTGGCAAGCGCAGGCGGAATTTACTATAACCATAAGAAATTTGGTGAAGCAAAAGTTTACTTCCAAACGCTTGTACGTAGATTTCCAGGTGCCAAGGAAAAAAGCTTAGCCATGCGTTCCATAATGGATTCTTATTTTGCTTTAGGTAAATTTAAAGATAGTGAAATTATTGCGAAACGAATTTTAAGCGATGAAAATCTGCCTGAAGAACAACGTGAATTTGCAAGCAGAAGATTAGCGGAAGCAATCTTTAAAAATGCGGAATTTCTTGCAGAGCAAGGTGATTTCTTTTCTGCTGCTAATGAGTTTATTCGGCTATATAATGAAGCACCGGATGATGAAAGATATGTTGAACCAGCGCTTTGGAATGCTGGTTTAAATTTTGAAAAAGCACGCGATTGGGTTCGTTCAAATGAAACGTTTGATTTGATTGCAACAAACTTTCCAAAATCAAAATTTGCAGTAGATGCTCTTAATAAAATGGTAGATAACTATAAAGAATTAGAACAATATTCTAATGCTGCGCAAATTTCGGAACGAATTTTTACCTCCTATCCAGAATCCCCGGATATAGAATCAAAACTGTACAATAGTAGTTATTTTTACCAAAAAGCTGGTGAATGGCAAGAAGCGATTCGTGTTAACAATCTTTATATAGCCGCATATCCTGCACTGGATTATTCTGTAGACTTATTTTTTAAGAATGCAGAACTTTATCTAAAACTTGATAACCTTGCAGCAGCAAACAAAATTTATGATGAGTTTGCTCAAAAATATCCAAACGATGATCGTGTTGTAACAGCTTTTTATGAAAGAGGTAACTACTTCCTAAATAATAGCCAAACAGTGGCTGCAAAAGTTGAATACAACAAAGCAATTGCAAAAAGTGAGCAGTTTAAAAGAGAAGGAAAAGAATCAAATCCATTTATCGCTGGTGAAGCTGTCCATAAATTGGCGGATATTATCCATGATGAATTTGTTTCTGTAAAACTAACACAACCTCAGTCAAATATTGAAGCTCAAAGACAAACCCTTACAGGCCTTTTAACCGAATTAAATACAGCATATACAAAGGTTTTAGCATTTGGATCTCCAAGAAGTTTTGAAGCGACATATAATATTGCCAGAAGTTACGAAGAGTTTGCAGATATCTATGTTGAGCAGGAAATGGATCCAAATCTTGATAAGAACAAAAAGTTTGTAAAGAAAAAGCAAATTAATGAGCAATCGGCGGCGCTAT includes:
- a CDS encoding F0F1 ATP synthase subunit epsilon, which gives rise to MSENLHLEIVTPFGKTFSEEVLSCVVPGVRGQFQILTNHAPVISNITVGAIKIRTNSKESVYIATSGGFCEVRNNEIKVIVESAEKSDEIDVSRALKSKERAEERLKTKSENIDDIRAKLALSRAINRIHVTDYTS
- a CDS encoding tetratricopeptide repeat protein: MKSKKAVKNYLVLILVILGFLFIGQPLLAQNAALANRDSLFEKISIDELMEIKKFYDRKAEKLHKEEEKSLVEGKKLGEGFLSDNALKIKDRDKIYIRISEYYIEEADREYDQANEKFDELFDVYEVEYEKFTNGEIPTEPELPEAPVKDYTKAIQVYEKLLDEYPASDFADDALYSVAWLKNKMDEGPQSRRLFQEVIDKYPDSPFAPESYIQLAEYYFKPREDKNDDEQSILELRKAIQLYKKVLRYKNSRRYDEALYKLGWSYYKLSSHDPKYYNDAITYFVAVADDIHRAEILDPKQEISNPNVRDEAIEYIGISFTDEAYTATGVDKARRMIEKLGDKPYGVDIMRAIGQTYQQIDEQEKAIYAFSNLLDMYPDYKEAPLMQDFIAKAVYSGGDDIAAYNEREKLYKLYNPQANWYSNLENSDDLDKVTYLNAAYKNSEEAFRTNLIYDLGKAQELKADGQPVEQHWLKFGQGCKDYLAIFPSDSNAYDIHWNYALMLDKELSKFDEAFEEYLTVSNDYLETHHQHEAALYAVGVADTIVKIKYGGQDSSAISLADIAQLNPESLTQEETNLIQSYDNYVRLFPNGEYTPNFLASAGGIYYNHKKFGEAKVYFQTLVRRFPGAKEKSLAMRSIMDSYFALGKFKDSEIIAKRILSDENLPEEQREFASRRLAEAIFKNAEFLAEQGDFFSAANEFIRLYNEAPDDERYVEPALWNAGLNFEKARDWVRSNETFDLIATNFPKSKFAVDALNKMVDNYKELEQYSNAAQISERIFTSYPESPDIESKLYNSSYFYQKAGEWQEAIRVNNLYIAAYPALDYSVDLFFKNAELYLKLDNLAAANKIYDEFAQKYPNDDRVVTAFYERGNYFLNNSQTVAAKVEYNKAIAKSEQFKREGKESNPFIAGEAVHKLADIIHDEFVSVKLTQPQSNIEAQRQTLTGLLTELNTAYTKVLAFGSPRSFEATYNIARSYEEFADIYVEQEMDPNLDKNKKFVKKKQINEQSAALYENAVDRYKEVVDKIPVIAEKLNVDMFGTRDTTLATNDSLAAREVEADSTKDLAVKWYGKAKDKISKLLYAQASLTSENVENALNIEPPAGSNLLSAILYQNSVYTKVVAPAVDQTIKAHLRNINEAGDLGLSNKYVEESKRQILLTSNILGNEYEQLAVTALNQFDKNYSDYRELIEKEFGSKNAQGLDYYGVDNDANQMIDESANLSQLTIQAYSNTLQLAQENNIENDITRSTQERILRFSVEMGERMRVYSDSANSASMAYETLFDSTQNYNYDDGRIATETYYFNLSDNSLALLESAFDLKEQYVLKGTWANKLMMRLLELDPVRYSESIEKERFEITSDQSWLHSITDNPIVWIQADFDDSSWETVAVVPGTFNQFSGLGVDPLAIWAAKKEALDFAPAPVDSLADSLGTANPALGLVDSTTNLATDSLGTSLGLSDTTSTGMGIAETVSTPAADTLVFFRKSFSLNGKVVGGEIYVSADDDFRLYLNGEYLVDDEADDFSIVDTLDYYTFDRFVKSGSNIIAVDVLDKDLTGSGLKLYGYFELVPLDLNSTAETEQVHSSTFVDPKTLKEINTLRKNRIPLRNEGN
- a CDS encoding tetratricopeptide repeat protein; amino-acid sequence: MSFKTLSKWFSYLLVFILLQHSTYAQSGSMTDDQFSEHLKTYINKLLTRYGEQNIEKERYLVQQIRMINEEIKSRVGSVSDKRAQYFDKLQGSLSEIKALKNRLPASATQLYSFIDDLETRIESTIDKGVMDYKRQRVFDDAVQLLYLAEELIKLDPAINLSANPQIIEGLNKANQKMVSTFGAATGKTTSSSAGASSIFDVYHEWQRTERIKYHLRVTDIELIKKRLIKKSTVGDLKRMFGRELQHSVQAFNFRYFELAQLSFAEILKKYGQIGELDDVLYYMAESNYQLGRFNMAEEQFEELISDYPSSSYAPKTYKRLIEITSHFERYSESVEHFRQMQNIISSSDAQYEEALLLAINASLNGKFFEDAVSLSYEINPQSPLYDYARFIQSKALAGAQNFEEAYTVLSSILETANLEPDFRFDILAKMGYIQYELGNPQKAITHYDEIAGNYSNYDRVLMGYGWAFYKLEISKMISDRNFKNAKQYLELVISNFLNSEYNLEARTLLGYINQLEFDTKGAIDNFRFAYNAKEIKQHSDNLNEQQLKLEDIVKTSGRLEKQALESKNLEAFNRAVTMRKKVEQPLFKLKYADLSPVGMAATNEVGRLKSQLQELDRLKQKATEKNDDVLVERIESMQLKIYRAINSYPLESSTVLGFNYFDEHPLARKESVVESENKKIAQMRAESSTERQEIARKISRLDVQIQNAKSRRDYKKLANLEISKDRFNDLLKKLDYLDTWVFSMKMNQTNINLGRWSDYGAFGLANVNFAIRSQQKEQIGQMREQIQKINDLLMKRKQNVVHKIRQIQNEITLMTRRVRRQERIREREELNRQFEESYFDTHETETNETDDVNNTDNTIPPSFEEDESDQ